The following proteins are co-located in the Echinicola sp. 20G genome:
- a CDS encoding dihydrofolate reductase family protein, with product MRKIIVLSMVTLDGVIQGPGGPEEDRADGFDFGGWVAPYSDEAYDAAVGRELAEKVDYLLGRLTFEIWENYWPAHSDFWPEINEGTKYVFSGTRMESDWKNTVFLKSLVDLQKLKETEGKDIQVWGSAALIQLLLKQDLVDELRLKIHPLTLGKGKKLFSEGVIPAAFTLTECSSTTKGVILANYKRAGKVETGTMGI from the coding sequence ATGAGAAAAATAATAGTTTTATCAATGGTTACCTTGGACGGCGTCATTCAGGGACCGGGCGGGCCGGAAGAAGACCGGGCTGATGGATTTGATTTTGGAGGGTGGGTGGCCCCTTACAGTGATGAAGCATATGATGCTGCTGTAGGGAGGGAGTTGGCCGAAAAGGTGGACTATCTCTTAGGACGGTTGACATTTGAAATTTGGGAAAACTACTGGCCAGCACATTCAGATTTTTGGCCGGAAATCAACGAGGGGACCAAATACGTATTTTCTGGTACCAGGATGGAGTCTGATTGGAAAAATACGGTATTTCTAAAGTCTTTGGTTGATCTCCAAAAGCTTAAGGAAACTGAAGGAAAAGATATTCAAGTATGGGGAAGTGCAGCGCTTATCCAGTTGCTGTTGAAACAGGATTTGGTAGATGAACTTCGACTAAAAATTCATCCTTTAACTTTAGGGAAAGGTAAAAAGCTTTTCAGTGAAGGGGTAATACCCGCTGCATTTACTTTGACTGAATGCAGCAGCACAACCAAGGGAGTGATTTTAGCCAATTACAAACGAGCAGGAAAGGTGGAAACAGGAACCATGGGTATATAA
- a CDS encoding DUF2306 domain-containing protein — MKKIINKTTWWIFGGLCVIIGLYPLIYFLVDRHFGLLSSKSQEILANLGWNLGFYGHIILGGLALLVGWTQFNSQWRKRETKLHRNIGKLYIIAVLISGVCGIYIAQFATGGISNVIGFSMSGTVWLLTTILAYQAIRKGQLEKHQNYMIYSYAVCFSAITLRIWLPILTMALGEFQAAYLIVGWLSWVPNLIIAYFIIQSKKRKPITSIA; from the coding sequence ATGAAGAAAATAATCAATAAAACGACTTGGTGGATTTTTGGGGGTCTATGTGTGATAATCGGGCTCTATCCATTGATTTACTTTTTAGTAGATCGGCATTTTGGTCTTTTGTCTTCCAAGAGTCAGGAAATCTTGGCTAACCTGGGGTGGAATTTGGGCTTTTATGGTCATATCATTCTGGGGGGACTGGCATTGCTGGTGGGGTGGACACAGTTCAATTCCCAATGGCGAAAAAGAGAGACAAAGCTCCATAGGAATATAGGGAAGCTCTATATAATTGCGGTGCTGATCAGTGGGGTTTGTGGTATTTATATAGCCCAGTTTGCCACGGGAGGGATCAGTAATGTGATAGGCTTTTCGATGAGTGGCACAGTTTGGCTGCTGACCACCATCTTGGCATACCAGGCCATAAGAAAAGGCCAGTTGGAAAAGCATCAAAACTATATGATCTACAGTTACGCCGTTTGTTTTTCAGCCATAACCCTGAGAATTTGGTTACCGATTTTGACTATGGCATTGGGAGAGTTTCAGGCTGCCTATCTTATTGTGGGGTGGCTGAGCTGGGTACCTAATTTGATCATTGCTTATTTTATCATCCAAAGTAAAAAAAGAAAGCCCATCACCAGTATAGCCTAA
- a CDS encoding family 20 glycosylhydrolase, which produces MIRSLLRLLFVFTVSLQACTKKSSTLGDFKLLPSPQEFEISGVSDLHADDIISYYGLDQTPLPKSSLSTSLSAVKSDTEATVVYQIDPTLGLVSGGYRMEISQDQVTIDAQDEAGLLYAFESLQQLCLDAEEQQVTLPACTITDYPKLAYRSIHLDIKHHRETLEYYYSLIDKLAHYKINGIILELEDKLQYEQQPTVASADAFTLAEWKDLSDYAHAKHIEISPLIQGLGHASFILKHDEYKALRDNPESDWAFNPLDEKTYEVQFDLYEDALKATPHGKYLHIGGDEVHTTGRNSGKSNLELQLMWLNKVTAFAEEHDRIPIFWDDMPLKFAGVYGPTHDSKYTKEETDSLWATNGPKLEAFLEDFPKNCIYMRWSYLHPELYGNQKAMQWYDENGLKVMGATAGQTRWVLMPQNESNIRSIKSFAVSSIENNLGRLLLTLWDDDSPHFELYNRGILAFAEYAWAGDKRSVEEVKSLYRRRAFANALADDSFAFIDSLENPVAFWKNALLTGNKRNYLMRSENPKETAVIALPDLDSPGAWTKANEERLQQAEQAVATTASLKEKIKTLKSKTLRNEYTLEVYEQVNNLVHFSNHALLLLKDFDMATTEKERSSAKTALNNLPNEFQSVRNELEKVYSKTRLIHKPDNYLLDQDHHVHLANQSINFDWQFYAEMLFLEKLSEHLEQ; this is translated from the coding sequence ATGATACGTTCTCTTCTGAGGCTCTTGTTCGTATTTACAGTCTCGCTCCAAGCATGCACTAAAAAGTCTTCGACATTAGGCGATTTCAAATTATTACCTTCACCACAGGAATTTGAGATTTCTGGTGTAAGTGACCTTCATGCTGATGACATCATAAGTTATTATGGATTGGACCAAACACCTCTTCCAAAATCGTCCCTGTCAACCTCCTTATCCGCTGTCAAAAGTGATACAGAAGCGACTGTTGTCTACCAAATCGATCCTACTTTGGGTTTGGTTTCAGGTGGGTATCGCATGGAAATTTCACAAGATCAGGTTACCATAGATGCCCAAGATGAAGCAGGGCTTTTGTATGCCTTTGAAAGCCTTCAGCAGCTATGCCTGGATGCGGAGGAACAACAGGTAACGCTTCCTGCATGTACCATCACTGATTATCCTAAACTGGCGTACCGATCTATCCACTTGGACATCAAACATCATAGGGAGACGCTTGAATACTATTATAGTCTCATCGACAAACTGGCACATTATAAAATCAATGGCATCATCCTGGAACTGGAAGATAAGCTGCAGTACGAACAGCAACCAACCGTTGCCTCTGCTGATGCCTTTACCCTAGCAGAATGGAAAGACCTGAGTGATTATGCGCATGCAAAACACATTGAAATCAGTCCCTTGATCCAAGGTCTCGGACATGCTAGCTTTATTTTAAAACACGATGAATACAAAGCACTCAGGGACAATCCTGAAAGCGACTGGGCATTCAATCCGCTGGATGAAAAGACCTATGAGGTGCAGTTTGACCTGTATGAAGATGCCCTTAAGGCCACACCTCATGGAAAATACCTGCACATTGGGGGTGATGAGGTACACACTACCGGAAGAAACAGTGGTAAATCGAACTTGGAACTACAACTGATGTGGCTCAACAAGGTGACGGCCTTTGCAGAAGAACATGATCGCATTCCCATTTTTTGGGATGATATGCCCCTTAAGTTTGCCGGTGTGTATGGACCTACCCACGACTCCAAATACACCAAGGAAGAAACGGACTCCCTGTGGGCAACTAATGGCCCTAAATTGGAAGCCTTTTTGGAAGATTTCCCCAAGAACTGCATTTATATGCGATGGAGTTACCTTCACCCCGAGCTCTACGGTAACCAAAAGGCCATGCAATGGTATGATGAAAACGGACTAAAAGTAATGGGAGCCACAGCTGGACAAACCCGCTGGGTACTTATGCCCCAAAATGAAAGTAACATCCGGTCCATTAAGTCATTTGCGGTATCTTCCATTGAAAATAATTTAGGTAGGCTCTTGCTGACACTTTGGGATGATGACTCCCCCCATTTTGAACTCTACAACCGAGGCATCCTCGCCTTTGCGGAATATGCATGGGCTGGAGATAAGCGAAGTGTGGAAGAAGTCAAATCCCTTTATAGGCGCCGGGCGTTTGCCAATGCATTGGCCGATGATTCATTTGCTTTTATTGATTCCCTGGAAAACCCGGTTGCTTTTTGGAAGAATGCATTGCTTACAGGAAACAAGCGTAATTACCTTATGCGCTCCGAGAACCCAAAAGAAACAGCTGTCATTGCGTTACCCGACCTTGATAGTCCAGGAGCATGGACCAAAGCGAATGAAGAAAGGTTACAGCAAGCAGAACAAGCGGTAGCGACCACTGCTTCACTAAAGGAGAAAATCAAAACACTGAAATCAAAGACCCTCCGTAATGAATACACCTTGGAGGTCTATGAGCAAGTGAATAACCTGGTCCATTTTTCTAACCATGCCTTGTTGTTACTCAAAGATTTTGATATGGCCACAACGGAAAAGGAAAGGTCCAGCGCCAAAACTGCTTTAAATAATTTGCCTAATGAATTTCAGTCGGTCAGAAATGAACTTGAAAAGGTCTATAGCAAAACCAGGCTTATCCACAAACCTGACAACTACCTATTGGACCAAGATCATCATGTTCACCTGGCCAATCAGTCCATCAATTTCGACTGGCAATTTTATGCGGAGATGTTGTTTTTGGAAAAGCTATCTGAACATCTTGAGCAGTAA
- a CDS encoding cytochrome-c peroxidase yields the protein MKTRQNKSVNIILILATLLWCGFITYQRSQYTADELREIYSKPSSEWPSPNVDDDIAWEEIAPIPPSPYKDVDSLQPLVDLGKVLFFDPRLSSSEQISCSSCHDPQLSWSNGRTVGIGHDHQLGQRNTPSLFYTWAGKSFFWDGRANSLEDQAKQPVANPVEMHQGLDDLPAKLDQIPGYHPYFEEAYGDGQITVDRIASALAYFQRTLEGRTSDLDKFLKGKKDAMSDEALRGLHLFRTKARCMNCHNGPFLTDNRFHNLGLHYFGRKYEDLGRYNITKDTADVGKFKTPTLREVMRTGPWMHNGLFGSMQGIMNMYDHGMARPKPRPEFKDDPLWPTTSEILKPLGLTQEEKEDLMAFLESMTTTIYRMPRPELPQ from the coding sequence ATGAAAACACGTCAAAATAAGTCAGTCAATATCATTTTAATCTTAGCCACCCTTTTGTGGTGTGGCTTTATTACTTACCAACGCAGTCAGTACACAGCGGATGAACTGCGGGAAATCTACAGCAAACCTTCTTCTGAATGGCCTTCGCCAAATGTGGATGATGACATTGCTTGGGAAGAAATCGCACCGATTCCCCCTTCTCCCTACAAGGATGTGGACTCTCTGCAACCTTTGGTGGATTTGGGCAAAGTATTGTTTTTTGATCCGAGACTAAGTTCTTCGGAACAAATTTCCTGCTCTTCATGTCATGACCCCCAGCTTTCCTGGAGCAATGGCAGGACTGTGGGAATAGGACATGACCACCAGTTGGGGCAGAGAAATACACCAAGCTTATTTTATACTTGGGCAGGCAAGAGCTTCTTTTGGGACGGCCGGGCAAATAGCCTGGAGGACCAGGCCAAGCAACCAGTGGCCAATCCAGTGGAAATGCATCAAGGTTTGGATGACCTCCCTGCCAAACTGGATCAAATACCTGGCTACCATCCTTATTTTGAAGAGGCGTATGGAGATGGCCAAATTACGGTGGACCGGATTGCTTCTGCCTTGGCTTATTTTCAGCGTACATTAGAAGGGAGAACCAGTGATTTGGATAAGTTCCTGAAAGGAAAGAAAGACGCAATGAGTGATGAGGCGCTAAGGGGACTCCACCTGTTTAGAACCAAGGCCAGGTGCATGAACTGCCATAATGGCCCTTTTCTTACGGACAATAGATTCCACAATTTGGGCCTTCATTATTTTGGCAGGAAGTATGAAGATCTGGGAAGGTATAATATCACAAAGGACACCGCGGATGTAGGTAAGTTCAAAACACCGACATTGAGAGAAGTCATGCGCACAGGCCCCTGGATGCACAATGGACTTTTTGGAAGTATGCAGGGAATTATGAACATGTATGACCACGGGATGGCCAGGCCAAAACCTCGGCCGGAATTCAAAGATGATCCGCTTTGGCCGACTACCTCAGAAATACTAAAGCCCTTGGGTTTGACACAAGAGGAAAAGGAAGACTTGATGGCTTTTCTGGAATCCATGACCACCACTATCTACCGCATGCCCAGGCCAGAACTCCCACAATAA
- a CDS encoding DUF6850 family outer membrane beta-barrel protein: MKNTLRYCLLLLALPLISQPLMAEKMDSVAVDSVDSHFLSPAFQLKWLEISALPLHPYWVQEEFGRSQLAVTQQNGDFITAQQAEQESGIHVFSEGIRKVNGFWLEGGFSYRKVFSDSVGWNLSRELSSNPYYLGNIKKGNWDKDYFDLYLKAVRPIANEKLLLGIGIDYQLQQHARYNDTRILINYYDLSWDVQLAYRIGQGQYIGLTAGLQNSDEKGGYRYYDDNNESFGAEEYIVYNLYGLGSFDLVRRSRYYQDFHSKRFGANYGIQKNHWRINDEFTYSSSISSYEFRYTSGGEIIIENIGDYKLEAYHNRFYAERSQSNWMHQMVLLTKVEKGKDFNNIFLGANYFYNAFRQDLIYQLSTNPSRLSFTGKLGVEQVSKQDHNASHAYDYTNIEMCLMAEKGWDKADWVYKLNVGLGYRHNLNANIDVNAQYENIVSQSIVYPEWIYGSADYLMPMVKMKLEKYLKKVGLQGSIGYKTSIAAQVRSMEASLYTPDGRRDHINLGITILH, encoded by the coding sequence ATGAAAAACACCCTCCGATATTGTCTGTTGCTATTGGCATTGCCCCTAATTTCTCAGCCTCTAATGGCCGAGAAGATGGACAGTGTAGCAGTAGATTCAGTGGATTCGCATTTTCTATCTCCCGCTTTTCAGCTGAAATGGCTGGAAATATCGGCTCTTCCGCTTCATCCCTATTGGGTGCAGGAAGAATTTGGACGCAGTCAGCTTGCCGTGACCCAGCAAAACGGCGATTTTATCACGGCCCAGCAAGCGGAACAAGAAAGTGGGATTCATGTTTTCTCAGAAGGAATTCGGAAAGTAAATGGCTTTTGGCTGGAAGGAGGGTTTAGCTATCGCAAGGTTTTTAGTGACAGCGTCGGCTGGAATCTCTCTAGAGAGCTCAGTTCAAACCCCTATTATCTAGGAAATATCAAAAAGGGCAATTGGGACAAGGATTATTTTGACCTATACCTAAAGGCCGTCAGGCCAATAGCGAATGAAAAACTGTTATTGGGTATAGGTATCGATTATCAATTGCAGCAACATGCCCGATACAATGACACCAGGATCCTAATCAACTATTATGACCTTTCCTGGGATGTGCAGTTGGCATACCGGATCGGCCAAGGTCAATATATTGGGCTTACTGCAGGCTTACAGAATAGTGATGAAAAGGGAGGATATAGATACTATGATGACAATAACGAGAGCTTTGGGGCTGAGGAATATATCGTTTACAACTTGTACGGACTTGGTAGCTTTGACTTGGTAAGAAGATCAAGGTATTACCAAGATTTCCATAGTAAAAGATTTGGCGCGAATTATGGCATTCAAAAAAATCATTGGAGGATAAATGATGAGTTTACTTACTCCTCCTCCATTTCAAGTTATGAATTTCGTTACACCAGTGGTGGAGAAATAATCATCGAAAATATAGGTGATTATAAACTGGAAGCTTACCATAACCGATTTTATGCGGAAAGATCCCAAAGCAACTGGATGCATCAAATGGTATTATTGACCAAGGTGGAAAAAGGCAAGGACTTTAATAATATCTTTCTTGGGGCCAATTATTTCTATAACGCATTCCGACAGGACCTGATTTACCAGTTGTCAACCAATCCATCCAGACTAAGCTTTACCGGAAAGTTGGGTGTTGAGCAAGTGTCCAAACAAGACCACAATGCTTCACATGCTTATGATTATACCAATATTGAGATGTGTCTCATGGCAGAGAAGGGTTGGGATAAGGCAGACTGGGTGTATAAACTTAATGTTGGACTTGGTTACAGGCATAACTTAAATGCTAATATAGATGTCAATGCTCAATATGAAAATATAGTTTCCCAATCCATCGTCTACCCTGAATGGATTTATGGTAGCGCCGATTATTTAATGCCCATGGTGAAGATGAAGTTGGAGAAATACCTGAAAAAGGTCGGTCTCCAAGGGAGTATAGGCTATAAAACAAGCATAGCCGCTCAGGTAAGAAGCATGGAAGCCTCTCTTTATACTCCTGATGGCCGAAGAGATCATATAAATTTAGGGATTACCATTTTGCATTAG
- a CDS encoding DUF4876 domain-containing protein, producing MKKSLLLLLTVITLFSACNQDDEPIVQPIDLSIQVMVDESFGGDPMANAEVKLTNVTSTQTFSAISDVDGFVEFEALPSGTYDVVATRTFNQEEFSETFGYSIEEEEVVFNASSPALVVNAQTSMPAMLTLEVGKVGDLLIKQVYFAGSNTREGASYRDQFIEIYNNSNETIFVDGLYVMGAYGKNNTRESDYDQPNGQYDWSQSVGMSADGDPNNDYFYTRWLYQVPGDGDDYPLEPGESIVIAQSAQNHKAPFTDTEGETISVQNPALTVDLSGAEFEVYVADVISNPMPSDIDNPGVPNMIAHYIFGRDFLLDNPGRDSYLIFRMDGDINDLPTYADPTDREITSETDVKIQVPKEYIIDGVEIQRAPTNLIPKKLTNDVDASYTYVPGGSFSSQSVIRKTASQVGDRVVLKDTNNSSEDFTYLEMAAPKGFAN from the coding sequence ATGAAAAAGTCACTACTACTATTATTGACTGTAATTACCCTGTTCAGTGCCTGTAATCAGGATGATGAACCTATTGTTCAGCCTATTGACCTGTCCATTCAGGTGATGGTGGATGAAAGCTTTGGAGGCGACCCTATGGCCAACGCGGAAGTGAAACTTACCAACGTCACGTCCACCCAAACCTTTTCTGCCATTTCAGATGTCGATGGTTTCGTGGAATTTGAAGCATTGCCTTCTGGTACTTATGATGTGGTCGCTACACGTACTTTTAATCAAGAAGAGTTTTCAGAAACATTTGGTTATAGCATAGAAGAGGAAGAGGTAGTATTCAATGCTTCATCTCCCGCCTTGGTGGTGAATGCCCAAACCAGTATGCCGGCCATGCTGACTTTGGAGGTGGGTAAAGTAGGTGACCTTCTGATCAAGCAGGTTTATTTTGCAGGTTCAAACACCAGGGAAGGAGCTTCTTACAGAGACCAGTTTATTGAAATCTATAATAATTCCAATGAAACCATCTTTGTGGATGGACTCTATGTGATGGGGGCGTATGGTAAAAACAATACAAGAGAATCAGATTATGACCAGCCTAACGGTCAATATGACTGGAGTCAATCTGTAGGGATGAGTGCGGATGGCGATCCAAATAATGACTATTTCTACACCAGATGGCTATATCAAGTACCCGGTGATGGGGATGATTATCCTTTAGAACCAGGTGAAAGCATTGTGATTGCCCAATCGGCGCAAAACCACAAAGCACCGTTTACGGATACAGAAGGGGAAACCATTTCAGTACAGAACCCTGCATTGACGGTGGACCTGAGCGGTGCTGAGTTTGAGGTTTATGTGGCAGATGTAATCTCCAATCCTATGCCAAGTGACATTGATAATCCAGGTGTGCCGAATATGATTGCCCATTATATTTTTGGAAGGGATTTTCTGTTGGATAACCCTGGCAGGGACAGTTATTTGATTTTCAGGATGGATGGGGACATAAACGACTTGCCTACCTATGCTGATCCTACCGATCGTGAAATCACTTCGGAAACGGATGTGAAAATTCAAGTACCTAAAGAGTATATCATTGATGGGGTGGAAATTCAACGAGCTCCGACCAATTTGATTCCTAAGAAGTTGACCAATGATGTGGATGCTTCCTATACCTATGTACCGGGCGGTTCATTCAGTTCACAATCAGTCATCAGAAAAACAGCTTCCCAAGTAGGGGATAGGGTGGTCTTGAAGGATACAAATAATTCCTCGGAAGACTTTACTTACCTGGAAATGGCTGCTCCAAAAGGCTTTGCCAATTAA
- a CDS encoding TonB-dependent receptor domain-containing protein: MKRRLLLIIFILMPLTILVAQEQSMLTIKGHIIDVDREPLAYVTVRAANFAYALSDEKGNYELRFRKPTSGKLVLYFSLVGKQALKREIEIGPNTHVIKVEEVLLQDHDLYMDEVEVTAQRDEENVSNSAYKIDRTAVEQARANNLSDLLQMAPGQTVKNPMLHGAQTITFRSSNISSQDALNNAFGIGIFINGSQLTKNADMQGVNPVQRGAFDSYAGSQLNGTSYAPSDNPGGGFDLRQIPVGNVEKVELVQGVASAEYGDITEGAIIVETIAGKSPLNFAVRYAGGNTNVFANKGFQLNERNSLSVGLDYVYSNANPIDRMKSYNQVNGNALWTTYIGAGKKIRNNLSMNFNTNLDDFKSDPDIGYALRNRYQRRAFSVSDKISLNYSTPIFDGLEASINYSYGESTSETIQLINRGVTGVTDVTEEGVHEGTFTPGTYTASMRVHGKPISAGARLNFSKEFNTGKWKHALSYGYNLSYSANRGDGRVFDPFRPISGGSSPTSDRPYSFRDVQPELVQQGFYVQNGIKGKLLDKDLNLSLGVRGDLQVGYFTVSPRINARYKLAERWSLTGAYGIQTKAPGLVHLYPGPSYEDVILLNSFNGKVNESLYLAYTHVETSNAQGLEPMLSKRHEIGVNYKSKGLSLAFTYFGNQNAGGISIDKVPLVVEVSDYEITGYPEGSTPEYAETGETKKYAFKSNRITNTNYTDSRGFELMGAIPKVDALNASFNFWLSYYNTISYSLSDTYKNNNNDGFFVESDYVYVLYPPTWRQSGRLQGSLSTNYHLSSLGLLISLRVESFIYNYTRSKRESDRAKAYFDQNLDYVFIPESERNDSTYDLLAREGDDALYSENPPVAYFNAHLNLSKNISKNIRFTFFANNFLNIRPEGNYRLSSGEESSYGPLNQAPYFGMELNFKF, encoded by the coding sequence ATGAAGCGAAGATTATTGTTGATCATATTCATTTTAATGCCATTGACCATACTGGTGGCACAAGAGCAATCGATGCTGACCATCAAGGGGCACATCATTGACGTTGACCGGGAGCCTTTGGCTTACGTTACGGTCAGAGCGGCCAACTTTGCCTATGCGCTTTCTGATGAAAAAGGAAACTATGAATTGCGGTTTCGTAAGCCTACTAGTGGAAAACTGGTTTTGTATTTCAGTTTGGTAGGCAAACAGGCGCTTAAAAGAGAAATCGAAATTGGACCAAATACTCATGTTATTAAGGTAGAAGAGGTTTTGCTTCAGGATCATGACCTCTATATGGACGAGGTGGAAGTGACCGCCCAAAGGGATGAAGAAAACGTGTCCAATTCGGCTTATAAAATCGATAGGACGGCCGTTGAGCAAGCCCGGGCCAACAACCTTTCGGACTTATTGCAGATGGCACCAGGCCAAACCGTCAAAAATCCAATGCTCCACGGCGCCCAGACCATCACCTTCAGGTCCAGTAATATCTCCTCCCAAGATGCCCTGAACAATGCTTTCGGTATTGGGATTTTTATCAATGGCAGTCAGTTGACCAAAAATGCAGACATGCAAGGTGTCAACCCCGTCCAAAGAGGAGCCTTCGATTCCTATGCCGGTTCACAGTTAAATGGGACTTCCTATGCACCCAGTGACAATCCTGGTGGTGGCTTTGACCTGAGACAGATTCCTGTGGGCAATGTAGAGAAGGTAGAGCTGGTCCAGGGCGTAGCCTCAGCAGAATATGGGGATATTACGGAAGGGGCCATTATCGTGGAAACCATTGCGGGCAAATCGCCCTTAAACTTTGCGGTACGTTATGCCGGGGGAAATACCAATGTCTTCGCCAATAAAGGCTTCCAGCTAAATGAAAGAAATTCTCTCTCAGTGGGCCTGGACTACGTCTACAGTAATGCCAATCCTATAGACCGGATGAAGTCCTACAATCAAGTGAACGGAAATGCGCTGTGGACCACTTATATCGGAGCAGGCAAGAAGATCAGAAATAACCTGAGTATGAACTTCAATACCAACTTGGATGATTTCAAGTCGGACCCTGATATTGGATATGCTTTGCGCAACCGCTATCAGCGTAGGGCATTTTCGGTATCCGATAAAATAAGCCTCAATTATTCTACCCCAATATTCGATGGCTTGGAGGCCTCCATCAACTATTCCTATGGAGAAAGTACCTCTGAAACCATACAATTGATCAATAGGGGAGTAACTGGGGTAACGGATGTTACGGAAGAAGGTGTACATGAAGGTACTTTCACACCAGGTACCTACACCGCTTCCATGCGGGTACATGGTAAACCCATATCGGCAGGTGCCCGACTCAATTTTTCCAAGGAATTCAATACAGGAAAATGGAAGCATGCACTTTCATATGGCTATAATTTGAGTTACAGTGCCAACAGGGGAGATGGAAGAGTATTTGATCCATTTAGGCCCATTTCGGGAGGTTCTTCTCCTACCTCAGACCGGCCGTACTCATTTAGGGATGTTCAACCTGAACTGGTGCAGCAAGGTTTTTATGTTCAGAATGGTATCAAGGGAAAACTACTGGATAAGGATTTAAACCTAAGTTTGGGCGTTAGGGGAGACCTGCAGGTTGGTTATTTTACAGTATCGCCCAGAATCAATGCACGCTATAAACTGGCTGAAAGATGGTCCCTGACAGGAGCATATGGCATTCAGACCAAAGCACCGGGTTTGGTCCACCTCTATCCGGGGCCTAGCTATGAAGATGTAATCCTGCTCAATAGTTTTAACGGAAAGGTCAATGAAAGTCTTTACTTGGCTTATACCCATGTGGAAACATCCAATGCTCAAGGGCTTGAGCCCATGCTTTCCAAAAGACATGAAATTGGGGTCAACTACAAATCCAAAGGCCTCAGCTTGGCATTCACTTATTTTGGGAACCAAAATGCAGGAGGAATTAGCATCGATAAAGTCCCATTGGTTGTGGAGGTATCAGATTATGAAATTACGGGTTACCCAGAGGGAAGTACCCCTGAATATGCAGAAACAGGTGAAACAAAAAAATATGCTTTTAAATCAAACAGAATTACCAACACAAATTATACGGACAGTCGCGGTTTTGAATTGATGGGGGCCATTCCCAAAGTCGATGCCTTAAATGCCAGCTTTAATTTTTGGCTGAGTTATTACAATACCATCAGCTACAGTTTGTCAGATACCTATAAGAACAATAACAACGATGGATTTTTTGTGGAATCAGATTATGTATATGTCCTATACCCACCAACTTGGAGGCAGTCTGGACGGCTGCAAGGAAGCTTATCGACCAACTACCACCTTTCTTCATTGGGCTTGTTGATAAGCCTTAGGGTAGAGTCCTTCATCTACAATTATACCAGATCCAAAAGGGAGTCGGATAGGGCCAAAGCATATTTTGACCAAAATCTGGATTATGTCTTCATCCCGGAAAGTGAAAGGAATGACTCGACCTATGATTTATTGGCAAGGGAAGGGGATGATGCGCTCTACAGTGAAAACCCACCTGTAGCCTATTTCAATGCGCACTTGAACCTATCCAAAAACATCAGCAAAAATATACGGTTTACCTTCTTCGCCAACAATTTCTTGAATATCAGACCTGAAGGAAACTACCGCCTGTCCTCGGGAGAGGAATCAAGCTATGGCCCACTTAACCAAGCTCCCTATTTCGGGATGGAATTAAACTTTAAATTTTAA
- a CDS encoding DDE-type integrase/transposase/recombinase, giving the protein MFIIDVYTRLIVGFAVSDSLRTEANLKALKMALAEMNYPPWGLIHHSDRGSQYSSNSYTKLLKDNQVHISMGLVAWENPYAERINGTIKNEYLKRWSISDFKDLKKKVRRAVSNYNNKRLHRGFGMKFTPKGFYEKLVDLKAQERPTVIVYTEGKKNFKGASSPFEVCPREEPLAHVCPMDILNKC; this is encoded by the coding sequence GTGTTCATCATTGATGTATATACCAGACTGATTGTAGGTTTTGCTGTCAGTGATTCCCTTCGGACTGAAGCAAATCTGAAAGCCCTAAAAATGGCGCTCGCGGAGATGAATTACCCCCCTTGGGGATTGATCCACCATTCAGACAGGGGATCCCAATACAGCAGCAACAGCTATACTAAGCTTTTAAAAGACAATCAAGTCCATATCAGTATGGGGTTGGTTGCCTGGGAAAATCCCTATGCCGAACGGATCAACGGAACCATCAAAAACGAATATCTGAAACGATGGTCCATCAGTGATTTTAAAGACCTTAAGAAGAAAGTAAGAAGGGCAGTCAGCAACTACAACAACAAAAGACTGCACAGAGGATTCGGGATGAAGTTTACACCGAAGGGGTTTTATGAAAAATTAGTAGATTTAAAGGCCCAAGAAAGACCGACGGTAATTGTTTACACCGAAGGAAAGAAAAACTTCAAAGGAGCATCGAGCCCCTTTGAAGTTTGCCCAAGAGAAGAACCTCTGGCTCATGTTTGCCCGATGGATATATTGAATAAATGTTAA